GTCGAGTCGGCCGTGGCCGCACATCGGGCCGCCGCGCGCATCGCCGAGGACCTCGCCGCGCTGGGCACCCGCTTCGACGCCGCGTTGCGCAAGCTCGCGCCCGCGGAAGAAGAGGTTGCCGAGCTGGACGCGCTGACCGACGTGGTGAACGGCCGCGGGCAGAACGCACGGAAGATCTCGCTGCGATCGTACGTGCTGGCCGCGCGGCTGGAGGAGGTCGCGCTGGCCGCGACGGCCCGCCTGCGCACGATGAGCCAGGGCCGCTATTCCTTCGTGCACTCGGACGCGGCGGGCGCGCGTGGCACCCGCGGTGGCCTCGGGCTGGACGTGCTCGACGACTTCTCCGGCACGGTCCGCCCGGCGAAAACCCTGTCCGGCGGGGAATCCTTCCTCGCGTCGCTCGCGCTGGCACTCGGCCTGGCGGACGTCGTCGCCGCGCAGACCGGCAGCGCGCTGCTGGACACGCTGTTCATCGACGAGGGCTTCGGCACGCTCGATGCCGAAACGCTGGACGTGGTGATGAACGTGCTCGACGAGCTGCGGGCCGGTGGGCGCGTGGTCGGGCTGGTGTCGCATGTGGAGGAACTGCGTCAGCGCATCCCGACCCGGCTCAAGGTGCGGAAGGCGCGCTCCGGCTCGACGCTGGCGCTACACGCCGGCTGACGCGCGCCACAGGTGCATGCCCGCGTAGGAACGCCAAGGGCGCCAAGGCAAAGCGCGCTCGCTCAACGCGGCGGGGTCGCCGGGAAGGCCCAGTGCGACGGCGCCCTTGCGCAACGCGACGTCACCGGTGAGCAGTACGTCCGGGGCGCCGAGCACGCGCATCAGCACGTAGTCCGCGGTCCACGGGCCGATCCCTGGCAGGGCGAGCAGGTCCGCCCGCAGCTCCGCGCAGATCCGTCCAACGTGGACGGACACCGCACCGGACGCGAGCGACGCGGCGACCCCGCAGATGGCCTCGATCCGCTTGCGCGGCCCGCGCAGCACGTCGCGGCCGTGCTCGGCGATGGCCTGCGCGGTGGGGAAAAGCCTGGTCAGCTCGCCGGTGCGCAGTGCGTCGGGCAGCGGATCGCCGAGTTCGGCGGTGAGCCTGCCCGCGGCGGTCCGCGCGGCGGCGACGGAGATCTGCTGGCCGAGCATGGCGCGAACGACCAGTTCGTGCCCGTCGGCCGCACCGGGAACGCGGAGGCCGGGGTCGAAAACGGGAGCCAGCGCCGGATCGGTGGCGAGCACTCCGGCAATGGCCTGCGGGTCGGCGTCGAGGTCGAACAGGCGGCGCACGCGGGCGACGGCGCTGCTGAGGTCACGGACGTCGACGAGGTTCAGGTCGCAGCGGACGTGGTCGGGCTCGGGGGTGAGCCGGGCGATGCCGGGGCCGTGGGGGAGGCGCAGCGTGCGGGCGTAGGTGCCGGGGCCGGTCTCCTCGACCAGCGGAACGGCGCGCTGGGCGAAGAAGGAGAGCAGGCCGTCGGCGTCGAACGGCGGCCGGAAGGGCAGGCGCAGCGACAGCCGCATGCCGGCCGGATCGGCCTCCTGACGTGGACGAGCGGCCCTGAGCTGGGACGGCGTGGCCGCGAACACCTCGCGAATGGTGTCGTTGAACTGGCGGACGCTGGCGAACCCGGCCGCGAAGGCGACGTCGGTCAGCGGCAGCGAGGACATCTCGATCAGCAGGCGGGCGGCGTGCGCGCGGTGGGCGCGGGCGAGCGCCAGCGGACCGGCGCCGAGTTCGGTGGTGAGCACGCGGCCGAGCTGGCGTTCCGAGTAGCCGAGGCGGCCGGCCAGCCCGGGCACGCCCTCGCGCTCGACGATGCCGTCGGCGATCAGCCGCATCGCGCGGGCGGCGAGGTCGGCGCGCACGTTCCACTCGGGGGAGCCGGGCACGGCGTCGGGCAGGCAGCGGCGGCAGGCGCGGTAACCACCGGACTGGGCGGCGGCCGAGGTCGGGTAGAAGCGCACGTTCTGCGGTTTCGGCGTGTTCGCCGGGCAGGACGGGCGGCAGTAGATGCCGGTGGTGCGCACGGCCATGATGAACTGGCCGTCGAACCGGGAGTCGCGGGAGGCCACCGCGCGGTAGCAGCGCTCGGTGTCCCGCCAGAGGCTCACGGGGGCCGGTGCGGCCATGGCGATGGTCATGGCTCGATGGTGCCACCGGGTGGCGGTCCCGACTGGCGGAAATCCGACGTCACGTCCGCCGTCCGCCGGTTCGGGGGCGGCACGTAGACTGCCAGCCCGTGAGTCTGACCCTCGGCATCGTCGGCCTGCCCAACGTCGGCAAGTCCACCCTGTTCAACGCGCTGACCCGCAACGACGTGCTCGCCGCGAACTACCCGTTCGCCACGATCGAGCCCAACGTCGGCGTGGTCCCGCTGCCCGATCCGCGGCTGGACAAGCTGGCCGAGGTGTTCGGTTCGGCGAAGACGGTGCCGGCCGTGGTCTCCTTCGTCGACATCGCGGGCATCGTGAAGGGCGCGTCGGAGGGCGCGGGGCTGGGCAACAAGTTCCTGGCCAACATCCGCGAGGCGAACGCGATCTGCCAGGTCATCCGGGTCTTCGACGATCCCGACGTGGTGCACGTGGACGGCAAGGTCGACCCGCTGTCCGACATCGAGACGATCAACACCGAGCTGATCCTCGCCGACCTGCAGACCCTGGAGAAGGCGCTGCCGCGGCTGGAGAAGGAAGCGCGGACGAAGAAGGAGAACCGGCCGCAGCTGGAGGCCGCGCAGCAGGCGAAGGAGATCCTGGACGCCGGGCGGACGTTGTTCTCCGCGCAGAAGGAGGTCGACGGCTCGCTGCTGCGGGAGCTGAGCCTGCTGACCACGAAGCCGTTCCTGTACGTGTTCAACGCGGACGAGGGCGTGCTGACCGATCAGGCGCGGCGGGAGGAGCTGACCAAGCTGGTCGCCCCGGCGGACGCGGTGTTCCTGGACGCCAAGGTCGAGGCGGAGCTGCTGGAGCTCGACGACGAGGAGTCGGTGCGGGAGCTGCTGGAGTCGGTCGGCCAGGAGGAGCCGGGCCTGCACGCGCTGGCTCGTGCCGGGTTCCACACGCTGGGGTTGCAGACGTACCTGACGGCGGGGCCGAAGGAGGCGCGCGCCTGGACGGTCGCGAAGGGTGCCACCGCACCGCAGGCCGCCGGCGTCATCCACACCGACTTCGAACGGGGCTTCATCAAGGCGGAGGTCGTGTCCTACGACGACCTGATCTCCGCCGGCTCCATGGCCGCGGCCCGCTCGGCGGGCAAGGTGCGCATGGAAGGCAAGGACTACATCATGGCCGACGGCGACGTGGTCGAGTTCCGCTTCAACGTCTGAGCGCGCCGATACACTCCGTCCGGCGGTGATCGCGGAACGCGAGGGAGTGGCATGCGAGCGTGGTTGGTGCGATCCGGTCGCGTCGGAGAGCGTGAGAACTGGGCGCTTACCCGAGGAGTCACTGGTGGCGGCTTCGGTGAGGTCGGGGATCTGTCGGCGGCTGGAACCAGAGAAGCGGTCCTGAAAGCAGTCGTCGATGGCATTGCCGGCGTAAAGGACGGAGCGGCCAAGAATTTTGCCGCCCAGCTATGGGCACTTCGCTCTCGAATCGAGGTAGGCGACTTGGTCGTCATGCCGTTGAAGAGCACTTCGATGCTGGCAATCGGAGTGATCAAGAGCGACTATCGCTATCTGACTGACGAAGCGAACATCGAGAACCGCCACGTCCGGAACGTCGATTGGCGAGCGACGGAAGTAGCTCGCACGTTGGCCAGGCAGGACCTTCTCTACTCGCTGGGTGCTTTCTCCACAATCTGCGAGATCTCGCGCAATGACGGTGCGTGGCGCCTCCATCAGTTGATGGGGGGTAAGCCCGACCCGGGTGCGAGAGGCGAAGCGGCTCGCACCTCGAAGAGAACCGACCCCATCGTCGATGACGCTTCCGATGTGGCGCAGAGCGAGATCGACGTCGAGACCTACACCCGAGATCGAATCATCAGCAGGATCATCGAACGGTTTGCCGGGCACCGCATGGCCGACTTGGTAGCCGCGCTGCTCGAAACCGGTGGCTTCGCCTGTGACGTTTCACCGGTCGGTACCGATCAAGGCGTTGACATCGTCGCGGGAACCGGCCTGCTGGGGCTCGACTCGCCAAGGATTGTCGTCCAGGTGAAGTCCGATGCTGCGGCGGTTGGCTTGCCTATCGTGCAGCAGCTACAGGGAGCGCTGTCCACGTTCGGCGCGGATCACGGCTTGCTGGTTGCCTGGGGTGGCATCACCAAGGAGGCCAAGCGCTACCTGTCCACGCACCGGTTCTCCGTCAAGATCTGGGATGCGCAGGACGTGCTCGACGAGCTCATCAGGACCTATGCGGACCTGCCCTCGGAAATCCGGCGCGATGTCCCGTTGAAGCCGGTCTGGGCGCTGGCGGACGAGTCGAACTGAACGATCGAAGCGCGCAGTCGGGCAGCGCGGTCGACTTCCGGGCTGATGCATGAACTGCCGCTAGACTTCCTCGGGATCGGGTGCCTTGGGGGGTGGGATCAGCGTGCCGAAAACCTTGAGGTGGGCGACGGTTTGCCTGTCCGTGGTGGCGGTGGCCTGCATCGTCGTGGTGGTGCTCGGGGTGTTCGCGGGGCCGGCCGATCCGACGGAGATCGAGCGAAGCGAGTCCGGCGGTTCCGGGACGGCTGTGATCGCCGGGTTGATCACGGCGATAGTGCAGCTGGTGCTCTGCACCTTCGTCCGCGCGGGCCGCGGCTCGGCGCGGGTGTTGCTCACGCTGACAGCGGCGTGCATCGGGGTGATGCTGCTGCTCGCCGGGGTCTCGGCGTTGGTCGAGTACGCCGACCAGTCCGACTGGGCCGCGCGGGTCGGCGGCGTGGTGGAGTGGACGGGCGCGGGGATCGCCAGCCTGGTGCTCAGCGGACTGGCCGCGATCTTCACTGTGGTCGGAATCGTCCTGCTGTACCTGCCGTCGACGAACGCCTACTTCGCCGAGGTGCGCCGCCTGCGGTTGGGGCCGCTTCCCGGCGAGTTGGAGGCGTGACTTCGTTGGGCACGGGGACGCCCCGCGCCCAACGAAACGGGTCAGCCGGCGATGCCGAGGCCGAGGACGGCGAGCAGGGTGACCGCCGTCGCGAAGACGGTGACCCAGGCGCGCTGGGCGGCGGTGAGGGCGGGGGCGACGTTGTTCATGGGCGCGTCCTAATAACGAAGTGTCTGCGTCGCCCGGAACAGCGCTCTGAACAGGCCGTTCGTTACGAGGGTGTGGCTGAACTCACGTCCAGGACCTCGTCGATCTGGGCCGCCAGCCCCGTGTCCTTCGCGGTCAATCCGCCTTCCGAGTGGGTCGAAAGCCGGAACGTCAGCTTCCGCCACCGGATGTCGATGTCCGGGTGGTGGCCGACGCTCTCCGCGATCTCGGCCACCCGGTTCACCACGGCGATCGCCGCCGGGAAGCTCGGTAGCTCGGCGGTCGTCTCGATGGTGTCCCCCGCGCGCTGCCACCGCGGCAGGTGGGAGAGTGCTTCGGTCAGTTCTTGATCACTCAATAGTTCCGCCATGACCCCATGGTGGTACCCCGGCAGGTACGCTGCACCTTCGCCACGGGAGTCCGGTGCGCCGGGCTGAGAGGCGGGCGCTCGCCCGCGACCGTTCGCACCTGACCCGGATCACGCCGGCGTAGGGAGGTCCGCCCCCGCCTGCCGCCGATGATCCCGAGCAAGGAGGGGCTCATGACACGCACCGTCCGAGCGGTGACCGCGTTGTGCGCGGCTGGGGTGCTGCTCGCCGGTTGCACGCTGTCCGGTTCGGAGGAGCCGGCCGACGACGTGACCACCATCAAACTGGTCACCCACGACTCGTTCGCCGCGCCGCAGGAGATCCTCGACGCGTTCCAGCAGCAGTCCGGCATCCGCATCGAGGTGCTCAAGGAGGGCGACGCCGGCGCGCTGACCAACAAGCTGGTGCTGACCAAGGCCAGTCCGATCGCCGACGTGGCCTTCGGCGTCGACTCCACCTTCGCCACCCGCGCGCTCAGCGAGGGCGTGTTCGAGCCGTACACCAGCCCGGAGGCCGACCGCGGCCCGCAGCGCTACGCCATCGACCCCGAGCACCGGCTCTCCGCGGTCGACGTCGGCGATGTGTGCGTGAACATCGACACCGCCTGGTTCGCCGAGAAGGGCCTGCCCGAGCCGAAGACCTTCGACGACCTCGCCGACCCGCAGTACAAGGACCTGCTGGTGGTGGCGAACCCGGCGACCAGTTCGCCCGGCCTCGCCTTCCTGCTCGGCACGGTCGCCAAGTACGGCCCGCAGGGCTGGTCCGAGTACTGGGGCAAGCTCAAGACCAACGGCGTCAAGGCGGTCAGCAGCTGGGAGGTCGCCTACAACCAGGAGTTCTCCGGTTCCTCCGGCAAGGGCCCGCGCCCGCTTGTCGTCTCCTACGCCTCGTCCCCGGCCGCCGAACTCGGCGAGGACGGCAAGCCGCGCACCAAGGCGCTGCTGGACACCTGCTACCGCCAGGTCGAGTACGCCGGTCTGCTGGCGGGCGGCAAGCAGGCCGACAAGGCGGGCCGCGTGGTGGACTTCCTGCTCTCCCAGCAGTTCCAGAGCACGGTCGCGGAGAACATGTACGTCTACCCCTCGCGCGAGGGCGTCGAACTTCCCGCGAGCTGGACGCAGGCGGCTCCGCAGCCGCCGAAGCCCGCTTCGCTGCCGGGTGAGGAGATCCAGGCGAACCGGGAGCAGTGGATCGAGCAGTGGCGCGGACTCATCGAGGGATAGCACTCGTAGCCCTCCTGCCGGTCGGCTTCCTGGTCGTCTTCTTCGCGTGGCCGGTCGCCGCGATCATCGGGCTCGGCTTCGGCGACGGTGGCGTGGCGGAGGTGCTGACCAGGGCGTCGACCTGGCAGCTGGCCGGGTTCACCGTCTGGCAGGCGGCCGTGTCGACCGTGCTGTCCGTGCTCGCCGGGCTGCCGATCGCGTTTGTCCTGGCCAGGGTGAAGCTGCCGGGTATCGCACTGGTCCGGACCATCGTGCTGGTGCCGTTCGTGCTGCCGACGGTGGTGGTCGGACTGGCCTTCCGCGCGCTGTGGCCGGACGGCGGGGTGTTCTCGATCGTGCTGGCCAACGCCTTCTTCAACGTGGCGGTGGTGGCCCGCACGGTCGGCGGGCTCTGGTCCCATTTGGACCGTCGCGCCGAGGAGGCCGCGCGAGCCCTCGGCGCGTCTTCGTGGCAGGCGTTCCGCTCGGTGACCCTGCCGCGGCTGACCCCGGCGATCTTCTCCGCGTCAGCGGTGGTGTTCCTGTTCTGCTCCACCAGTTTCGGCGTGGTGCTCATTCTCGGTGGCGGCCGGTTCCGCACCCTGGAAACCGAGATCTACCTGCGCACGGTGAACCTGCTCGACCTGTCCGGCGCGGCGGCGCTGTCGCTGGTGCAGTTGCTCGCGGTGGTCGCCGCGCTGGTGCTCGGCGCGCTCGCGCGGCGGCGCCGGGAGACCGCCCTGCGCCTGCGCTCGGCCGCGGAGGCGGTGCGGCGGCCGGAAGGACGCGAGTGGTGGGTGGTGGCCGCCGCGGTGGTGGTGCTGGGCCTGCTGCTCACGCCGATCGTGGCGCTGCTGATGAAGTCCAGCGTCGCCGGGTTCGAAGGGCTCGCCACCACCGGCGGCGCGTTGCCGGTGTCCGGTTGGGACGCCGCGCTGCGGTCACTGCGGACGGCCACGGACGCGACCGTGCTGGCGATGTGCGTCGGCGTGCCGGCCTCGGTGGTGCTCGTGTCGCTGCGGCGCGCGCCCGGCAGGCTGGCCAGGGGAGCGGGCGAGACCATGGACGCCGCGCTCATGCTGCCGCTCGGGGTCTCGGCGGTGACGGTCGGTTTCGGTTACCTGGTCACGCTCGACGACCTGCCCGGCGACCTGCGCACGTCGCCGCTGCTGGTGCCGTTCGCCCAGGCGCTGGTGATCATCCCGATGATCGTGCGCATGGTGCTGCCGGTGCTGCGCTCGGTCGACGAGCGGCTGCGCCAGGCCGCCGCCACGCTCGGCGCCGGACCGGTCCGCGTCTGGCGGGAGATCGACTTTCCGTTGGCCGCGCGGTCCTTGGTGGCCGCGGCCGGATTCGGGTACGTGATCGCGCTCGGTGAATTCGGCGCGACGAGCTTTCTCGCACGACCCGGCGAACCGACGTTGCCGGTGGCGATCGCGGCGCTGATCTCGCGGCCGGGCGAGCTGAACAGCCAGATGGCGTACGCGGCCTGCGTGCTGCTCATGGTGGTCACCGCCGCGGTGGTGACGGTGATCGACCGGCTCAAGCCGTCAACCGGGGAGTTCTGATGCCACTGACAGCCGAGCAGCTGACCGTTCGCTACGGCCCGGTGACCGCCGTCGACCAGGCCTCGCTCGAGATCGCCGACGGGGAAGTGCTGGCGCTGCTGGGACCTTCCGGCTCCGGGAAGTCCACTTTGCTCCGTGCGATCACCGGACTGGAGCCGCTCGCCGGCGGCCGGGTGTGCTGGAACGGCACCGATCTCGACGGGCTGCCGGTGCACCGCCGGGAGTTCGGCCTGGTTTTCCAGGACGGGCAGCTGTTCCCGCACCGCGACGTGGCCGGCAACATCGCGTTCGGCCTGCGCATGCACCGCGTGCCGAAGACCGAGCAGGCCACCAGGGTGACCGAGCTGCTGGAACTGGTGGGGCTCAAGGGTTACGAACGCCGACGGGTGACCGAGCTGTCCGGCGGTGAGGCGCAGCGGGTGGCACTGGCCAGGGCACTGGCGCCGCGTCCGCGGTTGCTGTTACTGGACGAACCACTGTCCGGATTGGACGCCGAACTCCGCGAGCAGCTGGCCATCGACCTGGCCACGCTGCTCCGCCGCGCCGGGGTCAGCGCCCTGCTGGTGACCCACGACCAGGAGGAGGCGTTCACCCTGGCCGACCGGGTCGCCGTGCTGGAGGGTGGGCGGATCCGCCAGGTGGGGCCGGTGCGGGAGGTGTGGCGGCACCCGGTCGACGAGCGCGTGGCGCGCTTCCTCGGCGTGACGTCCTTTGTGGACGCAATCGGCAAGAACGGCGTTGTCCGTTCGAATCTCGGTGAAGTCGACGCGGACGTGGGAGGACCGGTCCGATTGGGACTGCGGCCGACCGCGCTCCGGGTGGCAGAGCACGGTGTACGGGGTGAGGTCGTCTCGCAGGTGTACCGGCGTGACCACGTCCGGCTGAAGGTCCGCCTCGACGACGGGTCCACAGTGGACGCTGCGGCACCGGTGCCCGCCGAGCTGGGCGAAGGCGATTCCGTCCGGCTCAGGCTCGATCCGGACGGAATCGCGCTGCTCAGCCGTCCCTCGTGACCATGCGCGCGTACGCCAGCGACAGTCCGATCGCGACGTAGCACCCGGCCCGGATCGCGCCTTCGAGCAGGCCCGAAGCGGGCACCGGATCCCGCAGCACGTCGGCCAGTGCCTCCCACGACGAGTTGAGCAGGAACGGGTGCAGCCACGAAAGCGAGTCGAGCAGCTGCAGCACCGAGGAAACGATCACCCCGCCCAGCACCGAAGCCACCACCAGCATCGGGTGCTCGGTGCAGGCCGAGATCGCCAGCGCCACCGCGGCGATCGCCCACACCTGCAGCGTCACCCACAGCACCGCGATGCCGATCTTGCCAAGCACCGCGCCGAAACCGGGGGTGGTGCCCGACAGCGTGAACACCGCGTCCGGCCCGTTCAGGATCAGCCCGGTGGTCACCCCGACCACCGCCATCGAGGTGGTCGCGACCAGCACGATCGTGCCGACGCCGAGCGCCTTGACCGCGAGCAGCCTGCCCCGGCTCACCGGCGCCAGCAGCCAGCTGCGCAGCGTGCCGTGCGCGGACTCACCGGCCAGCGCGTCGGCACTGGACATCGCCGCGGCCAGCGGCAGCAGCAGGCCGAGACCCATGGTCAGCGCGGCGATCGGCAGCACCAGCGCGTTGCCCGCGGCGGCGACCAGCAGTGAGTCGCCGCCGTTGTTGGGCCCGTCCGAGCCACCGCTCGGCGGACCGTCCACAAAGGTCAGACCGATGCCGATGACCGCGGGCAGCGCGGCGAGCAGGCCGAGCACCGCCAGGGTGCGCGGACGGCGGAAGATCCAGCGCAGTTCCGCGCGCAGCAGGCGCGGCACGCCGATCGCCGGCGCGGGCGTGGTGTGCGGCAGGGCCGCGATGGCGGTCATGAGCGGTCCTCTTCGATCGGGTCGTCCTGGGTCAACCGGGCGAACAGGTCCTCCAGCCCGGTGCGGGCGCGGCGGGCCTCGTACACCCCGACCCCGGCCTTGACCAGTGTTTCCAGCACCTGCGGCGGCGTGGTGGTGCTCAGCTCGACCCGGACCCCCTCCGGGGTGAGCTTGCTCGGCATCCGGTTCTCCCGCAGCACCTCCATCGCCAGCTCGGTGTCCGGAGTGGACACCAGCAGGTTCGGCGACCCGGACTCCAGCAGCTCCGCCAGCTCGCCCTGGGCGACCACGGTGCCCGCGTGCAGCACGGCCACGTGCGTGCAGGTCGCCTCGACCTCGGCGAGCAGGTGCGAGGAGACCACCACGGTGGTGCCCGCGGCGTGCAGCTCGGCGATGATCTTGCGGATGTCGCGGGTGCCCGCCGGGTCCAGTCCGTTCGTCGGCTCGTCCAGCACCACCATCCGGCGTGGCACCAGCAGCGCCGCGGCCAGGCCGAGCCGCTGCTTCATGCCCAGCGAGTAGCCCCGGTACCGCCGGTGCGCGGCGCCGGTCAGGTTGACCCGCTCCAGCGCCGCGGCGACCGCGCCCGGAATGTCCCCTGTGGACAGTCGTGGCTCGGCGGCGGCCATCCGGAACAGGTTCTCCCGCCCGGACAGGAACGGGTGGAAACCCGGTCCCTCGACCAGCGCGCCGACGTCCGGCAGCGCCCGCCCGGCACCGTCCGGCATGCGCTCGCCGAGCAGTTCCACCTCACCCTCGGTGGGCCGGACCAGGCCGAGCAGCATGCGGATGGTGGTGGTCTTGCCGGAGCCGTTCGGGCCGAGCATGCCGAGCACGGCACCGGCGGGCACGTCGAGATCGACCTGGTCCACCGCGACCGTGCCGCGGTAGACCTTGCGCAGGCCTCTGGTCTTCGCGGCCAGGGGGACGGCCGAAGTGGCCGCTCCTTCCGGAACGGCCACTTCGGTTACCCCCTGGTAGGTGGTGGTCACTTGGTTCCCAGTGCTTCGATCAGCACCTGCTCCGGCACGGCGCCCGCGGCGAACCGGCCGTCGTCGGTCAGCAGCGCGGTGCCCACCTTGGTGGTGATCACGTGGCCGGTGCCGAACGGCCCGCTGACCGGCTTGGTGAACTGGTCCAGCAGCGCCTGCACGTTCACCGGCTCACCGCCGTCCTTGCCCTCCGGCAGTTCGGACGGCAGCTGACCGCCCGCGAGCACGTCGGCGGGCACGCGCCCGGTGATGACCGAGTCCCAGCCGGTGCCGACGACCTGCGGGTCGATCGCGTCCTTGACCTTGCCGGCCTCGGCCTGGTCCTGCGGCTTGGCCTCCGGCGCCAGCTCTTCGACCTTGGCCCCGGCCGGCGGGGTGAAGGTGAACAGGTCGGCGGGCTGCTGCTCGACGGCGAACTCGCTGAAGCCGACCTCCAGCGCCGGCTCGGTGGTGCCGTTGGTCAGCACCTCCAGGCGCAGCGGCAGGCGGGTCTCCGAGTCGACCGCCACGCGGATCTCGCGCAGCAGCGTCCGCTCGTCCGGCTTCGGCGTGAGCACCAGTTCGTAGGCCGGGCGGTCGGCGACCCTGGCGGTGCCGTCGACGGTGACCGTGCTGAACTCGCGCACGGCCTGGAGCATCTGGCCCGCGACCGCCGTCGGGTCGGTCAGCTGCCCGTTCTCGGTGATGCCCTCGTGCTTCTCCACGCCTTCGGGCAGGGTGACCTTGGTCGCGGTGTTGTCCGCCGAGTTGTAGGACCAGACGGTGGCGCCGTCGTGCACGACGGTGTTCTCCGTGCCGCCCTGCTTGATCGCCAGCCTGGTTTTGCCGTTGCCGTCGTTGAACACCCGCGCCTCGTCGAGGTCGAGCGCGCCGACGCCGGGCAGTCCGGCGGGCAGGCCGAGCTGTTCGGAGACGGTCACCGTGCCGCGCAGCGCCGGCGCGTCCGCGGTGAGCACGGACTGGACCAGGTCCTCGGCGCTGACCGCGGGCAGCTCGGGCGGGGCCTCACCGGCGCCGGCCGGCATGGCGACGAAGGCCAGCCCGGCCAGGCCGATCGCGGTCCCCGAGGCCGCGGCGACGAGTGCTTTCTTCCTGGGTTGCATCGCGTGAACTCCCTGTGGTCTCGACTGCCAGTGTGGAGGATTCCCGTCACCGAGGCTTCCCTCCCGAGGCTGAGATGGCCCTGAGATGCGCCGGGTAGCTGAGAGTTGACTGAGAGGATCGGCGCGCAAGCCGACAATCAGGGCATTCTGAGAATCGTGAAACCACGGGTGCTGGTTGTCGACGACGAACCGGGTGTGCGGAAGGCGCTGCAGCGCGGGCTGCGGGCCGA
The genomic region above belongs to Amycolatopsis sp. YIM 10 and contains:
- a CDS encoding DNA-3-methyladenine glycosylase 2 produces the protein MTIAMAAPAPVSLWRDTERCYRAVASRDSRFDGQFIMAVRTTGIYCRPSCPANTPKPQNVRFYPTSAAAQSGGYRACRRCLPDAVPGSPEWNVRADLAARAMRLIADGIVEREGVPGLAGRLGYSERQLGRVLTTELGAGPLALARAHRAHAARLLIEMSSLPLTDVAFAAGFASVRQFNDTIREVFAATPSQLRAARPRQEADPAGMRLSLRLPFRPPFDADGLLSFFAQRAVPLVEETGPGTYARTLRLPHGPGIARLTPEPDHVRCDLNLVDVRDLSSAVARVRRLFDLDADPQAIAGVLATDPALAPVFDPGLRVPGAADGHELVVRAMLGQQISVAAARTAAGRLTAELGDPLPDALRTGELTRLFPTAQAIAEHGRDVLRGPRKRIEAICGVAASLASGAVSVHVGRICAELRADLLALPGIGPWTADYVLMRVLGAPDVLLTGDVALRKGAVALGLPGDPAALSERALPWRPWRSYAGMHLWRASAGV
- the ychF gene encoding redox-regulated ATPase YchF; protein product: MSLTLGIVGLPNVGKSTLFNALTRNDVLAANYPFATIEPNVGVVPLPDPRLDKLAEVFGSAKTVPAVVSFVDIAGIVKGASEGAGLGNKFLANIREANAICQVIRVFDDPDVVHVDGKVDPLSDIETINTELILADLQTLEKALPRLEKEARTKKENRPQLEAAQQAKEILDAGRTLFSAQKEVDGSLLRELSLLTTKPFLYVFNADEGVLTDQARREELTKLVAPADAVFLDAKVEAELLELDDEESVRELLESVGQEEPGLHALARAGFHTLGLQTYLTAGPKEARAWTVAKGATAPQAAGVIHTDFERGFIKAEVVSYDDLISAGSMAAARSAGKVRMEGKDYIMADGDVVEFRFNV
- a CDS encoding restriction endonuclease, whose product is MRAWLVRSGRVGERENWALTRGVTGGGFGEVGDLSAAGTREAVLKAVVDGIAGVKDGAAKNFAAQLWALRSRIEVGDLVVMPLKSTSMLAIGVIKSDYRYLTDEANIENRHVRNVDWRATEVARTLARQDLLYSLGAFSTICEISRNDGAWRLHQLMGGKPDPGARGEAARTSKRTDPIVDDASDVAQSEIDVETYTRDRIISRIIERFAGHRMADLVAALLETGGFACDVSPVGTDQGVDIVAGTGLLGLDSPRIVVQVKSDAAAVGLPIVQQLQGALSTFGADHGLLVAWGGITKEAKRYLSTHRFSVKIWDAQDVLDELIRTYADLPSEIRRDVPLKPVWALADESN
- a CDS encoding 4a-hydroxytetrahydrobiopterin dehydratase gives rise to the protein MAELLSDQELTEALSHLPRWQRAGDTIETTAELPSFPAAIAVVNRVAEIAESVGHHPDIDIRWRKLTFRLSTHSEGGLTAKDTGLAAQIDEVLDVSSATPS
- a CDS encoding thiamine ABC transporter substrate binding subunit — encoded protein: MTRTVRAVTALCAAGVLLAGCTLSGSEEPADDVTTIKLVTHDSFAAPQEILDAFQQQSGIRIEVLKEGDAGALTNKLVLTKASPIADVAFGVDSTFATRALSEGVFEPYTSPEADRGPQRYAIDPEHRLSAVDVGDVCVNIDTAWFAEKGLPEPKTFDDLADPQYKDLLVVANPATSSPGLAFLLGTVAKYGPQGWSEYWGKLKTNGVKAVSSWEVAYNQEFSGSSGKGPRPLVVSYASSPAAELGEDGKPRTKALLDTCYRQVEYAGLLAGGKQADKAGRVVDFLLSQQFQSTVAENMYVYPSREGVELPASWTQAAPQPPKPASLPGEEIQANREQWIEQWRGLIEG
- a CDS encoding iron ABC transporter permease, with product MARTHRGIALVALLPVGFLVVFFAWPVAAIIGLGFGDGGVAEVLTRASTWQLAGFTVWQAAVSTVLSVLAGLPIAFVLARVKLPGIALVRTIVLVPFVLPTVVVGLAFRALWPDGGVFSIVLANAFFNVAVVARTVGGLWSHLDRRAEEAARALGASSWQAFRSVTLPRLTPAIFSASAVVFLFCSTSFGVVLILGGGRFRTLETEIYLRTVNLLDLSGAAALSLVQLLAVVAALVLGALARRRRETALRLRSAAEAVRRPEGREWWVVAAAVVVLGLLLTPIVALLMKSSVAGFEGLATTGGALPVSGWDAALRSLRTATDATVLAMCVGVPASVVLVSLRRAPGRLARGAGETMDAALMLPLGVSAVTVGFGYLVTLDDLPGDLRTSPLLVPFAQALVIIPMIVRMVLPVLRSVDERLRQAAATLGAGPVRVWREIDFPLAARSLVAAAGFGYVIALGEFGATSFLARPGEPTLPVAIAALISRPGELNSQMAYAACVLLMVVTAAVVTVIDRLKPSTGEF
- a CDS encoding ABC transporter ATP-binding protein, with protein sequence MPLTAEQLTVRYGPVTAVDQASLEIADGEVLALLGPSGSGKSTLLRAITGLEPLAGGRVCWNGTDLDGLPVHRREFGLVFQDGQLFPHRDVAGNIAFGLRMHRVPKTEQATRVTELLELVGLKGYERRRVTELSGGEAQRVALARALAPRPRLLLLDEPLSGLDAELREQLAIDLATLLRRAGVSALLVTHDQEEAFTLADRVAVLEGGRIRQVGPVREVWRHPVDERVARFLGVTSFVDAIGKNGVVRSNLGEVDADVGGPVRLGLRPTALRVAEHGVRGEVVSQVYRRDHVRLKVRLDDGSTVDAAAPVPAELGEGDSVRLRLDPDGIALLSRPS
- a CDS encoding ABC transporter permease gives rise to the protein MTAIAALPHTTPAPAIGVPRLLRAELRWIFRRPRTLAVLGLLAALPAVIGIGLTFVDGPPSGGSDGPNNGGDSLLVAAAGNALVLPIAALTMGLGLLLPLAAAMSSADALAGESAHGTLRSWLLAPVSRGRLLAVKALGVGTIVLVATTSMAVVGVTTGLILNGPDAVFTLSGTTPGFGAVLGKIGIAVLWVTLQVWAIAAVALAISACTEHPMLVVASVLGGVIVSSVLQLLDSLSWLHPFLLNSSWEALADVLRDPVPASGLLEGAIRAGCYVAIGLSLAYARMVTRDG